A single window of Micromonas commoda chromosome 6, complete sequence DNA harbors:
- a CDS encoding predicted protein, with amino-acid sequence MNSSSDRLALAGHSLRSVSASVKMRHGLALPPEPGIPASSHGSGVPVLKSSHLLSIRIPPASNAPCAALLTTFRNGSDGVAGGLGPTGSHSCDHSASAAGRDPLAYSAAASAALASQNWPPRPATGDGPLSSRANAFAANPTSPAPHRAIAALKSSRCATVGGPPRKPARSAVVGTSMPPFSATPAAPPAASARLLASTAAGQSARAPSARLLPSCASARVNAPARSRLPGPEDSSASSRMSVASAYARSASVHRESPPRHVALEYIQFPPVGVASSPDRLASRTTSSQTSSAISASGSCDARDARLDASDARAGRAGMGMDAPTPAARNSARLPDDNDRPSEAPLEMAFRNALPPREQALAELAMCDPADLSKVQKLRVIHSRCAQAGVLTGASVSSASATAHAASAAGDGASDVAKLHQLFDAAVANGMPQLVCHYVDEVCGHDDFSSPDGVEAYLQDGEMVAEWAASSLRSAEQALDQAAALRTQGAADEVDRAGAVFEALRDVLVALGADPAAGGDSAEAADAATSTQLAQLSADGSPGFQRRLQVAHDDAARRMQHAAALSWALREGLVAGAAASQDRYGGPAQWASEVTVRRAAAAAAAAAADLPPDADGGGLFLDDLLAGVGVHAPPYPFKSATEAAERVFRHGSAAPAALVAKQSLFLYYLLDAGLPPDGAPARFASHVRLHPRLFVETRCAALLDDHSRGSSLELACALLPGASHPGLPLRFVATLAARGKPADALAVARARRSDVAAGFKGRNLTHSNGTVGVGGTGDASTGGADGYVTDATVEAELGVAVRLECGLATEAFVCARDAVAAAPHASRRAVADKLVARLASHAAARGALESVLDLPFDGELEPALMSWLDSNAGTAAGAAEHLGVVYYLTRGRTTEAAARAAALAGGARALPADALAALEAAVRSMPESMQRLHLVGAAEARDEAGGGKRALARGLVVQPATPMDFAKTPAGAILPSEKSPSAGGVLRAMGGALAEGEPKSAGGHVPFFAAPLAASAAAANTLGEAGLDSGLDAGVSEDGAIDASPGPLARAADETGRPGRAATGGGGDAWTALDLRGDGDGEDEAMDVDADDGDDAGDGSDGSDGSDEGFRGARRVEGPRARGGV; translated from the exons ATGAACTCGAGCAgcgaccgcctcgcgctcgccggccaCAGCCTTcgctccgtctccgcgtcggtgaaGATGAGACACGGGCTGGCGCTCCCGCCCGAACCCGGTatccccgcgtcgtcgcacggcAGCGGCGTCCCGGTGCTGAAATCCTCGCACCTCTTGTCCATCAGGATCCCCCCCGCGTCAAACGCGCCCTGCGCAGCCTTGTTGACGACTTTCCGAAACGGATcagacggcgtcgccggcgggttGGGCCCGACGGGTTCGCACAGCTGTGACcactccgcctccgccgccgggaggGACCCGTTGGCgtacagcgccgccgcgagcgccgccctggcctccCAGAACTGGCCCCCGCGACCGGCGACCGGCGACGGGCCCTTATCGAGCCGAGccaacgcgttcgccgcgaaccccacgtcgccggcgccccaccgagccatcgccgcgttgaaGTCGAGCCGCTGCGCCACCGTCGGGGGTCCACCCCGCaaacccgcgaggagcgcggtggtggggacgtcgatgccgccgttctccgcgacgcccgcggcgccccccgcggcgagcgcgcgtctgctcgcgtccaccgcggcgggccagtcggcgagggcgccgagcgcgagacTCCTGCCGTcgtgcgccagcgcgagggtcaacgcgccggcgcggtcccgGCTCCCCGGCCCCGAGGattcgagcgcgagctcgaggatgtCGGTGGCCTCGGCgtacgcgcgctcggcgtcggtccACCGCGAAAGCCCGCCCAggcacgtcgccctcgagtACATCCAGTTCCCACCCGTGGGCGTGGCGAGCTCTCCCGATCGCCTCGCGAGCCGGACGACCTCGTCCCAGACCTCGAGCGcgatctcggcgtcgggctcctgcgacgcgagggacgcgaggttGGACGCCtcggatgcgcgcgcgggtcgcgcggggatggggatggacgcgccgacgccggcggcgaggaacagCGCCCGCCTCCCGGACGACAACGATCGGCCCTCGG AAGCGCCCCTCGAGATGGCGTTCAGGAACGCGCTCCCCCCTCGggagcaggcgctcgcggagctggcgATGTGCGACCCCGCGGACCTCTCCAAGGTTCAGAAGCTCCGGGTGATCCACTCGCGGTGCGCGCAGGCCGGCGTCCTCACCGGCGCCTCCGTcagctccgcctccgcgacggcgcacgcggcgtcggcggccggcgacggcgcctcgGACGTCGCCAAGCTCCACCAGctcttcgacgcggcggtcgccaaCGGCATGCCCCAGCTGGTGTGCCActacgtcgacgaggtgtgCGGCCACGACGACTTCTcctcccccgacggcgtcgaggcgtacCTCCAGGACGGCGAGATGGTTGCCGAGTGGGCCGCGTCTTCGCTTCGATCCGCGGAGCAGGCGTTGgaccaggcggcggcgttgcgcacccagggcgccgcggacgaggtcgaccgcgccggcgccgtcttcgaggcgctccgcgacgtcctcgtcgcgctcggcgcggaccccgccgcgggcggcgacagcgccgaggcggcggatgcggcgacgtcgacacagctggcgcagCTGTCGGCGGATGGAAGCCCCGGGTTCCAACGGAGGCTGCAGGtggcgcacgacgacgccgcgcggcggatgcagcacgccgcggcgctctcctgggcgctgcgcgagggactcgtcgccggcgccgcggcgtcgcaggaCAGGTACGGGGGCCCCGCGCAGTGGGCGTCGGAGGTTACCGTtcggcgagccgcggcggcggcggcggcggcggcggcggacctaccgcccgacgccgacggcggcgggctcttcctcgacgatctactcgcgggcgtgggcgtgcacgcgccgccgtaccCGTTCAagtccgcgacggaggctgcggagagGGTGTTCAGGCacgggagcgccgcgcccgccgccctcgtcgccaagCAGAGCCTCTTCCTCTActacctcctcgacgccggcttgccccccgacggcgcccccgcgaggttcgcgtcgCACGTCCGCCTGCACCCGCGGCTCTTCGTCGAgacgcggtgcgcggcgctgctcgacgaccactcgcgcggctcgtcgcTCGAGCTGGCGTGCGCCCTGCTCCCGGGCGCTTCGCACCCCGGTTTGCCACTCCggttcgtcgcgacgctcgcggcgaggggaaagccggcggatgcgctcgccgtcgccagggcgcggcggagcgacgtcgccgcggggttcaAGGGCAGGAACCTGACGCATTCGAATGGAacggtcggcgtcgggggtacgggtgacgcgtcgacaggcggcgcggacggctaCGTGACTGACGCGACGGTGGAagcggagctcggcgtcgccgttcggCTGGAGTGCGGCCTCGCCACCGAGGCGTTCGTCTGCGCcagggacgccgtcgccgccgcgccgcacgcgtccaGGCGCGCCGTGGCGGATAAGCTCGTCGCCAGGctggcgtcgcacgcggcggcgcgcggcgcgctcgagtcgGTCCTCGACCTGCCCTTTGACGGGGAGCTCGAGCCGGCGCTCATGTCGTGGCTGGATTCCAACGCcgggaccgccgcgggcgccgccgagcacctcggcgTGGTCTACTATCTCACCCGGGGCaggacgacggaggcggcggcgcgcgcggctgcgctggcggggggcgcgagggctctccccgcggacgcgttggcggcgctcgaggcggcggtgcgatcGATGCCGGAGTCCATGCAGAGGCTCCACctggtcggcgccgcggaggcgagagacgaggctggcgggggtaagcgcgcgctcgcgaggggcCTCGTGGTGcagcccgcgacgccgatggaCTTTGCGAAAaccccggcgggcgcgatccTGCCCTCGGAGaagtcgccgtccgcgggcggggtgcTCCGCGCGATGGGGGGAGCGCTAGCCGAAGGCGAGCCGAAGAGCGCAGGCGGCCACGTacccttcttcgccgcgccgctcgcggcatccgccgccgccgctaaCACCCTGGGCGAGGCCGGGCTGGACTCCGGGCTGGACGCCGGCGTGTCCGAAgacggcgccatcgacgcgtccccCGGGCCCTTGGCTCGCGCGGCCGATGAGACGGGCCGGCCGggcagggcggcgacgggcggcggtggcgacgcgtggacggcgctggatcttcgcggcgacggggacggggaggacgaggcgatggacgtcgacgctgacgacggggacgacgcgggggacgggtCAGACGGGTCGGACGGGTCAGACGAGGGGTTCAGG ggagcccgtcgcgtcgagggtccccgagcccgcggcggtgtttaG
- a CDS encoding predicted protein: FPYLHDSFCFDGKECTTEGLTRAFEPQVSEERIARLDAVVQQRSFDLMPILEGVYDIGNVLAVCRSTEALGIGSLGVISDAGLAFKQSGRTSGGAVKWTNLEQWRSTEEAIREVKARGYRVLTTVFEGGHPLEHYDWTVPTAVILGNERDGVSDEAKRLADGGVYISMNGFTESLNVSVASSMIMHHAVQDRTRRLGSHGNLSEREKETLRAVYLARLVPRYQKHGYLRQLLER, from the coding sequence TTCCCGTACCTACACGACAGCTTCTGCTTCGACGGCAAGGAGTGCACGACGGAGGGTCTCACGCGCGCCTTCGAACCCCAGGTCTCCGaggagcgcatcgcgcgcctcgacgccgtcgtccagcaGAGATCTTTCGACCTCATGCCGATCCTCGAGGGGGTCTACGACATCGGCAACGTGCTGGCCGTGTGCAGGTCaaccgaggcgctcggcatCGGATCCCTCGGCGTCATCTCCGACGCGGGGCTCGCGTTCAAGCAATCCGGGCGgacctcgggcggcgcggtcaaGTGGACCAACTTGGAGCAGTGGCGGTCCACCGAGGAAGCCATTCGAGAGGTGAAAGCCCGAGGATACCGCGTTTTAACCACGGTGTTTGAAGGCGGACACCCGCTGGAGCACTACGATTGGACGGTACCCACGGCGGTGATCTTGGGCAACGAGCGCGATGGTGTGAGCGACGAGGCCAAGCGCCtggcggacggcggcgtgtaCATATCCATGAACGGGTTCACCGAGAGTCTGAACGTGTCGGTGGCGAGCTCGATGATCATGCACCACGCCGTGCAGGACCGGACGAGGCGACTGGGCTCGCACGGGAACCTCAGCGAACGGGAGAAGGAGACCCTGCGGGCGGTGTACCTGGCGAGGCTCGTGCCGCGGTATCAGAAGCACGGGTACCTTAGACAgcttctcgagcgc
- a CDS encoding predicted protein, with product MVVIEDDSVRMDAVCQPLQYHPGATVTKVVGTSNFPPSFAAVGYAPCFKGFGPVPGGKAENNPDVAFVKRAEVQPDAGAIHGAFQHVAIFKNILVAADGCKSAKLRVFDVRDWSEKQVIRVGAVSEATTGDSSGAGGPAPAAVTSLVFDGTTIACGTAEGHAHTWRLAEHEGKRGYVRLLHPLRVDSQPVTRLSLASEANLLTAYSPTKRTLVVWSLETGKLHAAYSVDGVAKGTPLRFTAHVESVIACVHAFGDGDDPDGGKGVLAALLDVKTGEGGAVKGAREVTEGEGEPRCLTFDGELLCVGTSGGAVIAWNVGEAYAPWKGYHGGEVGCVANVPGDAARIVSGGADGRIILWDGEGKAQARMEVGSPVTAIHAPSPRLALAGTEDGAVHVVALCDGETDADEALTAELRGGKRRSNELARYSFKFDAKGASPGCESFEAFTRTFRIEEGAYTAPPAEKEDTKKSRADEARDKKVAEAMMKGVGETEEERKKREDEEEAAKHRAMDGAGVARDPNIKSSTEGLRRCSNPRCVEREDTIAGKMLRCSRCKAACYCSSHCQRTHWRDGHRESCKPPGAAAPELTEEAAKDAPAPPSPAPQRRQLVIEDDSEDESSEEEEEEEKEEEKEEEKEEKKEEEEEEEDKEEEKEEEEEDKVEENEPTARDEKEAEPELEKDESPFDETEEPLVVRPGLPPLDEIFADLDLDPDELAQLNNMNDMNDMDESLDDFDDFDDFDVIRAGDERTRAMDDELFEDLDDDDIDEEDMEEFQKAMDMPALPPWMTTHRPGAQQSVTAPSDTGGVEEPSASASKPGSNPSPAVEKEEAPEVAEDSDDDPLYDLD from the exons ATGGTGGTCATCGAGGATGATAGCGTGAGGATGGACGCCGTGTGCCAGCCCCTGCag TACCACCCCGGGGCGACCGTCACTAAGGTCGTGGGCACGAGCAACTTCCCtccgtccttcgccgcggtgggctACGCTCCATGCTTCAAGGGCTTCGG TCCCGTGCCCGGTGGTAAGGCTGAGAATAaccccgacgtcgccttcGTAAAGCGTGCGGAGGTCCagcccgacgcgggcgccatccACGGCGCGTTCCAGCACGTCGCCATCTTTAAGAacatcctcgtcgccgccgacggatgCAAATCGGCCAAGCTCAGGGTGTTCGACGTGCGGGATTGGTCCGAGAAGCAGGTCATACGCGTTGGCGCCGTCAGCGAGGCCACTACGGGCGActcctcgggcgccggcggccccgcgcccgcggcggtcacctcCCTGGTATTCGATGGTACCACAATCGCGTGCGGCACCGCGGAGGGTCACGCGCACACGTGGCGACTGGCCGAGCACGAGGGCAAACGCGGGTACGTTCGCCTGCTGCACCCGCTGCGCGTGGACTCGCAGCCGGTGACGCGGCtatcgctcgcgtcggaggcCAACCTGCTGACGGCGTACTCGCCCACGAAGCGAACGCTGGTGGTTTGGTCTCTGGAAACCGGCAAGCTTCATGCGGCGTATTCGGTGGACGGGGTGGCGAAAGGTACGCCCCTGCGTTTCACCGCGCACGTGGAGTCGGTCATCGCTTGCGTCCACGCGttcggggacggggacgacccGGACGGCGGAAAgggcgtgctcgccgcgcttctGGACGTCAAgaccggcgagggcggcgccgtcaagggcgcgagggaggtcaccgagggcgagggggaGCCCCGGTGCCTAAccttcgacggcgagttGCTCTGCGTCGGAACCTCGGGAGGCGCGGTCATCGCGTGGAACGTGGGCGAGGCGTACGCCCCGTGGAAGGGGtaccacggcggcgaggttggatgcgtcgcgaacgtgccgggcgacgcggcgaggatcgtcTCGGGGGGAGCCGACGGTAGAATAATTCTGTGGGACGGCGAGGGTAAAGCGCAGGCTCGGATGGAGGTTGGATCTCCGGTGACGGCGATtcacgcgccgtcgccgaggctggcgctcgcgggaaccgaggacggcgcggtccACGTGGTGGCGCTgtgcgacggcgagacggacgcggacgaggctctcaccgccgagcttcgcggcgggaAGAGAAGGTCcaacgagctcgcgcggtaCAGCTTCAAGTtcgacgcgaagggcgccTCCCCGGGGTGTGAGTCTTTCGAGGCGTTCACGCGCACGTTCCGgatcgaggagggcgcgtacacggccccgcccgccgagaaggaggatACGAAGAAATCGAGGGCTGACGAGGCCAGGGACAAAAAGGTCGCGGAGGCCATGATGAAGGGGGTTGGCGAGACAGAGGAGGAGCGGAAGAAgcgggaggacgaggaggaagccgccaagcaccgcgcgatggacggcgccggcgtcgcccgcgacccTAACATCAAGTCCAGCACCGAGGGTTTACGGCGGTGCTCCAACCCGCGGTGCGTAGAGCGCGAGGATACAATCGCGGGCAAGATGCTGAGGTGTTCGCGGTGCAAGGCGGCGTGTTACTGCTCCTCGCACTGTCAGCGGACGCACTGGCGGGACGGTCACAGGGAGTCCTGCAAGCCCCCGGGCGCAGCCGCGCCCGAACTGActgaggaggcggcgaaagacgcgccggcaccgccctcgccggcgccgcagCGAAGGCAGCTCGTCATCGAGGACGACTCCGAGGATGAATcctccgaggaggaggaggaggaggagaaggaggaggagaaggaggaggagaaggaggagaagaaggaggaggaggaggaggaggaggacaaggaggaggagaaggaggaggaggaggaggacaaggTGGAGGAGAATGAGCCCACCGCGCGTGACGAGAAGGAGGCAGAGCCGGAGCTGGAGAAGGATGAATCGCCCTTCGACGAGACCGAAGAGCCGCTCGTCGTTCGCCCGGGCCTACCGCCTTTGGACGAGATCTTCGCCGACCTGGACCTCGACCCGGACGAGTTGGCGCAGCTCAACAACATGAACGACATGAACGACATGGACGAGTCGCTCGATGACTTCGATGACTTCGATGACTTCGACGTCATtcgggcgggcgacgagcggaCTCGAGCGATGGATGATGAGTTGTTTGAggacctggacgacgacgacatcgacgaggaggacatgGAGGAGTTCCAGAAGGCGATGGATATGCCCGCGTTACCCCCGTGGATGACCACTCACAGGCCGGGCGCCCAGCAGAGCGTGACTGCGCCGTCGGACACGggtggcgtcgaggagccctCGGCTTCCGCTTCGAAGCCGGGGTCCAATCCATCGCCTGcggtggagaaggaggaggctccCGAGGTGGCGGAAGACTCGGATGATGACCCGCTGTACGACCTCGACTGA